The following proteins come from a genomic window of Larimichthys crocea isolate SSNF chromosome III, L_crocea_2.0, whole genome shotgun sequence:
- the lipg gene encoding endothelial lipase, with protein MNHKALLLWIFLQGAAALFSSASGENAVLKDEDGGLDELSTDSTVFVGAIKYNMRRSLDLDQEGCYLQVGKKECIEECGFNVTAKTIFIIHGWAMSGMFESWMQKLVSAVMQRETEANVVVVDWISFAQQLYHDAVNHTNTVGQDIAAMLNWLQEEQQLPLKNVHLIGYSLGAHVAGYAGTYVKGTIGRITGLDPAGPMFEGVEEQRRLSPDDADFVDVLHTYTREALGVSIGIQQPIGDIDIYPNGGEVQPGCTLSDVLTVAGNFMDVMKCEHERSVHLFVDSLMNKDHMSFAFQCTGPDRFKKGICLSCRKNRCNNIGYNTRKMRKRRNSKMYLKTRADTPFGGYHYQMKMHVFNRKQADNADPTFHVKLYGAHTDTEKISVDVYEGTIGLNLTNTFLVFTEEDIGDLLKITLSWESESDSWNSVWKNLKKTFWAWNTKPPKPVLQVRRIRVKAGETQKKFTFCAQENEKTEISPGDSITYVKCRDGWEVKPRKRLPM; from the exons ATGAATCATAAAGCCCTTCTCCTGTGGATTTTCCTACAGGGTGCTGCTGCGCTCTTTTCATCCGCTTCTGGGGAAAACGCTGTTCTTAAAG ATGAAGATGGTGGATTGGATGAGTTGTCAACAGACAGCACGGTTTTTGTTGGCGCCATCAAGTACAACATGAGAAGGAGTTTAGATCTGGACCAAGAAGGCTGCTACCTGCAGGTTGGAAAGAAGGAGTGTATAGAAGAGTGTGGCTTCAACGTTACAGCAAAGACCATTTTCATCATCCACGGCTGGGCG ATGAGTGGGATGTTTGAAAGCTGGATGCAGAAGCTGGTCTCTGCAGTGATGCAGCGTGAAACTGAGGCCAACGTGGTTGTCGTTGATTGGATATCGTTTGCTCAGCAGCTGTACCACGACGCAGTCAACCACACCAACACTGTCGGCCAAGATATTGCTGCCATGCTCAACTGGCTACAG GAAGAACAGCAGCTCCCTCTGAAGAATGTGCATCTGATTGGTTACAGTTTAGGCGCTCATGTAGCCGGCTATGCAGGAACATATGTGAAGGGGACCATCGGCAGAATCACTG GTCTAGACCCAGCAGGACCCATGTTTGAGGGTGTTGAGGAGCAGAGGCGCCTCTCCCCAGATGATGCTGACTTTGTGGATGTTCTGCACACATATACTCGAGAGGCTTTGGGTGTCAGCATTGGCATCCAGCAGCCAATTGGGGACATTGACATTTACCCCAATGGTGGTGAAGTGCAGCCCGGCTGCACACTGAGTGATGTGCTGACAGTGGCTGGAA aTTTCATGGACGTGATGAAATGTGAGCATGAACGTTCTGTGCACCTGTTTGTGGATTCCTTGATGAACAAGGACCACATGAGCTTTGCCTTCCAGTGCACCGGCCCCGATCGCTTCAAGAAAGGCATCTGCCTCAGCTGTCGCAAAAATCGCTGCAACAACATCGGTTACAACACCAGAAAGATGCGCAAGAGGCGTAACAGCAAAATGTATCTGAAGACACGTGCTGACACTCCCTTTGGAG gttacCACTATCAGATGAAGATGCACGTGTTCAACAGAAAACAGGCAGACAACGCAGATCCCACCTTCCACGTCAAGTTATACGGAGCCCATACCGACACAGAAAAAATATCTGTTGATGT CTATGAGGGTACCATCGGTCTAAACTTGACCAACACCTTCTTGGTGTTTACCGAGGAGGATATTGGTGACTTGTTAAAGATCACTCTGAGCTGGGAAAGTGAATCTGACTCCTGGAACTCAGTCTGGAAGAACCTTAAGAAGACGTTCTGGGCCTGGAACACAAAGCCTCCCAAACCTGTACTGCAAGTCCGGCGGATTCGTGTAAAAGCTGGAGAAACGCAGAAGAA GTTTACGTTTTGTGCCCAAGAGaatgaaaaaactgaaatttcACCAGGAGACTCGATAACTTATGTGAAATGTCGTGATGGCTGGGAAGTGAAACCAAGAAAACG gctgCCCATGTAA
- the LOC104922984 gene encoding E3 ubiquitin-protein ligase KCMF1 isoform X1 — MSRHEGVSCDACLKGNFRGRRYKCLICYDYDLCASCYESGATTTRHTTEHPMQCILTRVDFDLYYGGEAFSVEQPQAFTCPYCGRMGYTEISLQEHVAAEHTETSTEVICPICAALPGGDPNHVTDDFAAHLTLEHRAPRDLDESSGVRHVRRMFHPGRGLGGPRARRSNMHFTSSTTGGLSTSQSTSQSSNYSREAMDPIAELLSQLSGVRRSAGGQLSSGPSASQLQQLQMQLQLERQQAQAARQQLETARNATRGGGRANAILNTNSAAANPNPSATHNTNPSPNPGPPEANTQHNAHSSQFLLSRLSEPRLSEAERQACEAQWADRSLFVTELLLSTLLPDEDASASSSEDEDDCHGSLRNFADFEAMGCVEVMTLDVALENLNLKETTPATKTTKTMTKTAPTKKEPPAPPL; from the exons ATGTCCCGTCATGAAG GCGTCAGCTGTGATGCGTGTTTAAAAGGCAACTTCAGAGGTCGACgatacaaatgtttaatttgctaCGACTACGACCTGTGCGCGTCGTGCTATGAGAGCGGTGCCACCACGACCAGACACACCACAGAGCATCCCATGCAGTGTATATTAACCCGAGTCGATTTTG aCCTGTACTACGGTGGAGAAGCATTCTCGGTGGAGCAGCCGCAGGCCTTCACATGTCCCTACTGTGGCAGGATGGGCTACACAGAGATCTCCCTGCAGGAGCACGTGGctgcagaacacacagagacCTCCACAGAAGTG ATCTGCCCCATATGTGCAGCGCTGCCAGGTGGCGACCCAAATCATGTGACAGATGACTTTGCTGCTCATCTCACACTTGAACACAGAGCACCCAGAGACTTG GACGAGTCCAGTGGGGTGCGGCATGTGAGGAGGATGTTTCACCCTGGGCGCGGGCTGGGGGGTCCACGAGCCCGCAGGTCTAACATGCActtcaccagcagcaccacagGGGGGCTCTCCACCAGTCAGAGCACCTCACAGAGCTCCAACTACAGCAGAGAGGCCATGGACCCCATAGCAG AGTTGCTGTCCCAGTTGTCGGGGGTGCGGCGTTCGGCGGGCGGCCAGCTCAGCTCAGGCCCCTCCGCCTCCcagcttcagcagcttcagATGCAACTCCAGTTGGAGCGCCAGCAGGCCCAGGCGGCGCGTCAGCAGTTGGAGACGGCCCGAAACGCCACCCGGGGCGGCGGCCGAGCCAATGCTATCCTCAATACCAATTCAGCTGCTGCAAATCCAAACCCCAGCGCCACTCACAATACCAACCCCAGTCCCAACCCGGGTCCACCTGAGGCCAACACACAGCATAATGCACATAGCTCCCAGTTTCTACTCAGCAG GCTGAGCGAACCGCGGCTCTCTGAGGCAGAGCGGCAGGCGTGCGAGGCCCAGTGGGCCGACAGGAGCTTGTTCGTAacggagctgctgctgtccacGCTGCTGCCAGACGAGGACGCCTCGGCCTCCTCCTCCGAGGACGAGGACGACTGTCACGGCTCGTTGCGGAATTTCGCTGACTTCGAGGCCATGGGATGTGTTGAGGTCATGACCTTGGACGTGGCACTGGAGAACCTCAACCTCAAGGAGACGACCCCGGCTACCAAGACAACGAAAACGATGACTAAAACAGCACCAACGAAGAAAGAGCCTCCTGCGCCGCCCCTTTGA
- the LOC104922984 gene encoding E3 ubiquitin-protein ligase KCMF1 isoform X2, which produces MQCILTRVDFDLYYGGEAFSVEQPQAFTCPYCGRMGYTEISLQEHVAAEHTETSTEVICPICAALPGGDPNHVTDDFAAHLTLEHRAPRDLDESSGVRHVRRMFHPGRGLGGPRARRSNMHFTSSTTGGLSTSQSTSQSSNYSREAMDPIAELLSQLSGVRRSAGGQLSSGPSASQLQQLQMQLQLERQQAQAARQQLETARNATRGGGRANAILNTNSAAANPNPSATHNTNPSPNPGPPEANTQHNAHSSQFLLSRLSEPRLSEAERQACEAQWADRSLFVTELLLSTLLPDEDASASSSEDEDDCHGSLRNFADFEAMGCVEVMTLDVALENLNLKETTPATKTTKTMTKTAPTKKEPPAPPL; this is translated from the exons ATGCAGTGTATATTAACCCGAGTCGATTTTG aCCTGTACTACGGTGGAGAAGCATTCTCGGTGGAGCAGCCGCAGGCCTTCACATGTCCCTACTGTGGCAGGATGGGCTACACAGAGATCTCCCTGCAGGAGCACGTGGctgcagaacacacagagacCTCCACAGAAGTG ATCTGCCCCATATGTGCAGCGCTGCCAGGTGGCGACCCAAATCATGTGACAGATGACTTTGCTGCTCATCTCACACTTGAACACAGAGCACCCAGAGACTTG GACGAGTCCAGTGGGGTGCGGCATGTGAGGAGGATGTTTCACCCTGGGCGCGGGCTGGGGGGTCCACGAGCCCGCAGGTCTAACATGCActtcaccagcagcaccacagGGGGGCTCTCCACCAGTCAGAGCACCTCACAGAGCTCCAACTACAGCAGAGAGGCCATGGACCCCATAGCAG AGTTGCTGTCCCAGTTGTCGGGGGTGCGGCGTTCGGCGGGCGGCCAGCTCAGCTCAGGCCCCTCCGCCTCCcagcttcagcagcttcagATGCAACTCCAGTTGGAGCGCCAGCAGGCCCAGGCGGCGCGTCAGCAGTTGGAGACGGCCCGAAACGCCACCCGGGGCGGCGGCCGAGCCAATGCTATCCTCAATACCAATTCAGCTGCTGCAAATCCAAACCCCAGCGCCACTCACAATACCAACCCCAGTCCCAACCCGGGTCCACCTGAGGCCAACACACAGCATAATGCACATAGCTCCCAGTTTCTACTCAGCAG GCTGAGCGAACCGCGGCTCTCTGAGGCAGAGCGGCAGGCGTGCGAGGCCCAGTGGGCCGACAGGAGCTTGTTCGTAacggagctgctgctgtccacGCTGCTGCCAGACGAGGACGCCTCGGCCTCCTCCTCCGAGGACGAGGACGACTGTCACGGCTCGTTGCGGAATTTCGCTGACTTCGAGGCCATGGGATGTGTTGAGGTCATGACCTTGGACGTGGCACTGGAGAACCTCAACCTCAAGGAGACGACCCCGGCTACCAAGACAACGAAAACGATGACTAAAACAGCACCAACGAAGAAAGAGCCTCCTGCGCCGCCCCTTTGA